Proteins encoded together in one Coffea arabica cultivar ET-39 chromosome 2c, Coffea Arabica ET-39 HiFi, whole genome shotgun sequence window:
- the LOC113726759 gene encoding uncharacterized protein produces the protein MDSVLPVTVAVSLIVGALIAFLIFGSYFRKRKSEVESIAKPEKLQANQNLSQKQPLKTNKKSQSKIHSHSHAADKEANKRHHPLDLNTLKGHGDAVTGLCFSTDGRNLATACGDGVLRVFKLDDVTNKSFKFLRINLPAGAHPTAVAYADDTTSVVVATHTLSGSSLHMYGEEKPKATGESKQQTKLPLPEIKWEHKKVHDKRVILTLVGTKATYGGADGSTVIVSCSEGTDITLWHGKTGKVLGHVDTNQLKNTMATVSPNGRFIAAAAFTADVKVWEIVYTKDGSVKEVSKVMQLKGHKSAVTWLCFAPNSEQVITASKDGSIRVWNINVRYHLDEDPKTLKVFPIPLHDANGTTLHYDRLCLSPDGKILAAIHGSTLQWLSAESGQVLETAERAHDGDITDMAWSPTPIQSGDKKLSVLATASIDKKVKLWVAPMLHPS, from the exons ATGGATTCGGTTCTTCCAGTTACAGTAGCAGTATCGTTGATCGTAGGAGCTTTAATCGCATTTCTAATTTTCGGAAGCTATTTCCGGAAACGAAAATCCGAAGTCGAGTCGATCGCGAAGCCTGAAAAGCTTCAAGCGAATCAAAATCTAAGCCAAAAGCAGCCGTTGAAGACTAACAAGAAATCTCAGTCCAAAATTCACTCTCACTCTCACGCCGCCGATAAG gagGCGAATAAGCGGCATCATCCGCTGGATTTGAACACGCTGAAAGGTCACGGTGATGCAGTCACGGGGCTGTGTTTTTCTACGGATGGACGTAATTTGGCGACTG CTTGTGGCGATGGGGTTCTGAGGGTTTTCAAGCTGGATGACGTTACCAACAAAAGCTTCAA GTTTCTTAGAATTAACTTGCCTGCCGGAGCTCATCCAACAGCAGTTGCTTATGCTGATGATACAACTTCTGTAGTTGTTGCAACTCATACGCTGTCTGGCTCTTCGCTGCATATGTATGGAGAAGAGAAACCCAAAGCGACTGGTGAGTCTAAGCAACAAACAAAGCTTCCTCTGCCGGAGATCAAATGGGAGCACAAGAAGGTTCATGACAAGAGGGTCATTCTTACCCTAGTTGGAACCAAGGCGACATATGGCGGTGCAGATGGCAGTACTGTAATCGTGTCATGTTCCGAAG GCACAGACATTACACTCTGGCATGGAAAAACAGGAAAGGTCTTGGGTCATGTTGACACGAATCAGCTAAAAAACACCATGGCAACTGTATCCCCCAATGGGAGATTCATAGCTGCTGCAGCTTTTACTGCTGATGTGAAG GTTTGGGAGATTGTGTACACCAAAGACGGATCAGTGAAGGAAGTTTCAAAGGTTATGCAGCTCAAGGGGCATAAG AGTGCAGTTACATGGCTGTGCTTTGCCCCAAATTCAGAACAAGTCATTACCGCATCCAAGGATGGTTCAATTAGAGTCTGGAACATCAATG TTCGATATCATCTGGATGAggacccaaaaactttgaaggTGTTTCCCATTCCACTTCATGATGCAAACGGCACAACTTTACACTATGACCGTCTGTGTCTCTCTCCTGATGGGAAGATATTAGCTGCCATTCATGGTTCAACATTGCAGTGGTTATCTGCTGAGTCTGGGCAAGTTTTGGAAACAGCTGAGAGAGCTCATGATG GTGATATCACGGACATGGCATGGTCCCCTACCCCCATTCAAAGTG GAGATAAGAAATTGTCCGTTTTGGCCACAGCCAGCATTGACAAAAAAGTGAAGTTGTGGGTGGCTCCAATGCTTCATCCATCATGA
- the LOC113726760 gene encoding vestitone reductase-like has protein sequence MEENKEIEKGRVCVTGGTGFFASWLIKRLLEGGYSVNTTIRSSSERKRNIDYLTDLPGASGRLQIFSADLDKPDSFNAAIEGCVGVFHVAHPIDIESKETEESKIKKSVSGTIGILQACLNSKTVKRVVYTSSASTVTFNDKGLDIMDESIWSDVDHVRRNFGDHGMSTYAITKILTEKAALEFAEKHGLDLVSVIPTWIHGPFVCPFLPGSVRMSMVMIFGYQDEYKHLLSTPFVHTDDLARAHIFLFEYPDAKGRYICSAVEITIDKLAECLSARYPEYPIPSADSLRDMTGFKYGGVSSKKLLDTGFEYKYGIEGMFDAAIQCCKQKGFL, from the exons ATGGAAGAGAACAAGGAGATAGAGAAGGGAAGGGTGTGTGTAACAGGTGGAACTGGATTTTTTGCATCATGGTTGATCaaaaggcttcttgaaggtggTTATTCTGTCAACACTACAATTAGGTCCTCTTCAG AGCGCAAGAGAAACATTGACTACCTCACAGACCTGCCCGGTGCATCAGGAAGACTGCAGATCTTCAGTGCGGATCTGGATAAGCCAGATAGCTTTAATGCAGCAATTGAAGGATGCGTGGGAGTGTTTCATGTTGCTCATCCAATAGACATTGAGAGCAAAGAAACTGAGGAATCAAAGATCAAGAAATCTGTCAGTGGAACAATTGGAATTCTACAGGCATGCCTCAATTCAAAGACAGTAAAACGAGTCGTGTATACTTCCAGTGCATCCACCGTCACTTTCAATGATAAGGGCCTAGACATAATGGATGAGAGCATCTGGAGTGATGTAGATCATGTTAGGAGGAACTTTGGAGATCATGGGATGTCCACTTATGCGATTACCAAGATCTTAACAGAAAAGGCTGCCTTAGAATTTGCAGAGAAACATGGTCTTGATCTTGTCAGCGTAATTCCTACTTGGATACACGGCCCCTTTGTGTGCCCTTTTCTGCCTGGCTCCGTGCGCATGTCGATGGTGATGATCTTTG GTTACCAAGATGAGTACAAGCATCTGTTGAGTACACCATTCGTGCACACTGATGATTTGGCCAGGGCACACATCTTTCTCTTCGAGTACCCTGATGCCAAAGGGAGGTATATTTGTTCTGCTGTTGAGATTACCATTGACAAGTTGGCCGAATGTCTGTCAGCTCGATACCCAGAGTATCCAATACCAAGTGCTGA TTCCTTGAGGGACATGACAGGATTCAAATATGGTGGTGTTTCATCAAAGAAACTCTTGGACACTGGTTTTGAATACAAATATGGCATAGAAGGCATGTTTGATGCCGCAATCCAATGTTGCAAGCAGAAGGGTTTTCTGTAA
- the LOC113722645 gene encoding protein transport Sec1a-like isoform X1 encodes MSFSDSDVSSHGGDYKNFRQISRDRLLHEMLRSSKSEDSRSSWKVLIMDKVTVKVMSMSCKMADITDQGVSLVEDIFRRRQPLPSMDAIYFIQPTKENVVMFLSDMSGREPLYKKAYVYFSSTVSKDLLARIKNDTSVLPRIGALSEMNLEYFPIDTQGFITDHERALEDLYGENAENSRRFDVCLHAMATRIATVFASLKEFPFVRYRASKGLDSSTVVSPRDLLPTKLAAAIWNSITTYKASIPNFPQTETCELLILDRSIDQIAPVIHEWTYDSMCHDLLDLDGNKYVYEVPSKSGGKPEKKEALLEDHDPIWLELRHAHIADASERLHEKMTNFVSKNKAAQLQQRDGSELSTRDLQKMVQALPQYNEQMEKLTLHVEIAGKINRIIRDLALRELGQLEQDLVFGDAGTKEVINFFRSKQDASNENKLRLMMIYASVYPEKFEGDKASKLMQLAKLSVEDMKAVKNMKLIEGSANRKTSGGFSLKFDSKRKHAARKDRTGEEETWQLFRFYPMLEELLEKLSKGELPKDEYQCMNEPSPSQTSDQGNGSSHGRSTRTGQSSGPHSMRSRRTATWARPRLSDDGYSSDSSLRNALDFKKMGQRIFVFIIGGATRSELRVCHKLTSKLRREVVLGATSIDDPPVYLTKLKLLSETELSIDSIRI; translated from the exons ATGTCATTTTCGGACTCGGACGTCTCTTCTCATGGCGGAGACTACAAGAATTTCCGCCAAATCAGCCGCGACC GGCTATTGCATGAGATGCTTCGGTCATCCAAATCAGAGGATTCAAGGTCATCATGGAAG GTACTCATCATGGATAAAGTTACAGTCAAGGTCATGTCTATGTCATGCAAAATGGCAGACATTACTGATCAAGGAGTTTCAT TGGTGGAGGACATTTTTAGACGAAGACAACCTTTGCCATCCATGGATGCCATATATTTCATTCAACCTACAAAAGAGAA TGTCGTCATGTTCTTGTCTGACATGTCCGGAagagaacctttgtacaaaAA AGCATACGTATACTTTAGTTCAACTGTATCGAAGGATTTGCTTGCTCGTATCAAGAATGATACTAGTGTGCTACCACGTATAGGTGCATTGAGTGAG ATGAATTTGGAGTATTTTCCTATAGACACTCAG GGATTCATCACTGATCATGAAAGAGCGCTTGAAGATCTTTATGGTGAAAATGCTGAAAATTCTCGAAGATTTGATGTTTGCTTGCATGCTATGGCTACTCGAATTGCTACGGTTTTTGCTTCGTTAAAG gAATTCCCTTTTGTCCGATATCGTGCTTCCAAGGGTCTTGATTCATCTACGGTAGTATCTCCTCGTGACTTACTTCCCACAAAGCTGGCGGCTGCTATTTGGAACTCTATCACAACTTACAAGGCTTCAATTCCTAACTTTCCCCAAACAGAGACATGTGAACTGCTTATTTTGGACAGATCTATTGACCAG ATTGCTCCCGTCATTCATGAATGGACTTATGATTCTATGTGTCATGATCTACTTGACTTGGATGGAAACAAATACGTGTACGAG GTTCCTAGTAAATCTGGTGGCAAACCTGAGAAAAAGGAAGCTCTTTTGGAGGATCATGATCCTATCTGGCTTGAGTTACGCCATGCTCATATAGCAGAT GCTAGTGAACGGTTGCATGAGAAGATgacaaattttgtttcaaagaaCAAAGCTGCACAATTACAACAGAG GGATGGTAGTGAATTATCTACAAGGGACTTGCAGAAAATGGTTCAAGCTTTACCACAATATAATGAACAAATGGAGAAACTCACTCTACATGTTGAG ATCGCTGGAAAAATTAACAGAATTATTAGAGATTTGGCGCTTCGGGAACTTGGCCAACTGGAGCAGGACTTAGTTTTTGGAGATGCAGGAACTAAGGAAGTCATCAATTTTTTTAGGTCAAAGCAG GATGCATCAAATGAAAATAAGCTGCGCCTGATGATGATATATGCATCTGTGTATCCTGAAAAGTTTGAGGGTGACAAGGCATCAAAGCTTATGCAG CTGGCAAAACTATCTGTTGAAGATATGAAAGCAgttaaaaacatgaaattgattGAAGGATCAGCAAATAGAAAGACATCTGGGGGTTTCTCACTGAAATTTGATTCAAAG AGGAAGCATGCAGCAAGAAAGGATCGAACTGGAGAGGAAGAAACGTGGCAACTATTCCGGTTTTATCCCATGTTAGAG GAGTTGCTTGAAAAGTTGAGTAAAGGTGAATTGCCAAAGGATGAATATCAATGCATGAATGAACCAAGTCCAAGTCAAACTAGCGATCAGGGAAATGGTTCCTCACATGGTAGATCGACAAGGACTGGTCAATCATCCGGCCCGCACTCAATGAGATCAAGGCGTACTGCAACATGGGCACGACCTCGCCTTTCTGATGACGGATATTCAAG TGATTCCTCACTGAGAAATGCATTGGATTTCAAGAAAATGGGACAGCGGATATTTGTGTTCATAATTGGTGGAGCAACTCGATCGGAA CTTAGGGTTTGTCACAAACTTACATCAAAATTGAGGAGGGAAGTTGTTCTTGGTGCAACTAGTATTGATGACCCACCAGTGTACCTGACG AAGCTTAAGTTGCTCTCGGAGACAGAGCTGTCAATTGATAGCATTAGAATTTAG
- the LOC113722645 gene encoding protein transport Sec1a-like isoform X2, producing the protein MNLEYFPIDTQGFITDHERALEDLYGENAENSRRFDVCLHAMATRIATVFASLKEFPFVRYRASKGLDSSTVVSPRDLLPTKLAAAIWNSITTYKASIPNFPQTETCELLILDRSIDQIAPVIHEWTYDSMCHDLLDLDGNKYVYEVPSKSGGKPEKKEALLEDHDPIWLELRHAHIADASERLHEKMTNFVSKNKAAQLQQRDGSELSTRDLQKMVQALPQYNEQMEKLTLHVEIAGKINRIIRDLALRELGQLEQDLVFGDAGTKEVINFFRSKQDASNENKLRLMMIYASVYPEKFEGDKASKLMQLAKLSVEDMKAVKNMKLIEGSANRKTSGGFSLKFDSKRKHAARKDRTGEEETWQLFRFYPMLEELLEKLSKGELPKDEYQCMNEPSPSQTSDQGNGSSHGRSTRTGQSSGPHSMRSRRTATWARPRLSDDGYSSDSSLRNALDFKKMGQRIFVFIIGGATRSELRVCHKLTSKLRREVVLGATSIDDPPVYLTKLKLLSETELSIDSIRI; encoded by the exons ATGAATTTGGAGTATTTTCCTATAGACACTCAG GGATTCATCACTGATCATGAAAGAGCGCTTGAAGATCTTTATGGTGAAAATGCTGAAAATTCTCGAAGATTTGATGTTTGCTTGCATGCTATGGCTACTCGAATTGCTACGGTTTTTGCTTCGTTAAAG gAATTCCCTTTTGTCCGATATCGTGCTTCCAAGGGTCTTGATTCATCTACGGTAGTATCTCCTCGTGACTTACTTCCCACAAAGCTGGCGGCTGCTATTTGGAACTCTATCACAACTTACAAGGCTTCAATTCCTAACTTTCCCCAAACAGAGACATGTGAACTGCTTATTTTGGACAGATCTATTGACCAG ATTGCTCCCGTCATTCATGAATGGACTTATGATTCTATGTGTCATGATCTACTTGACTTGGATGGAAACAAATACGTGTACGAG GTTCCTAGTAAATCTGGTGGCAAACCTGAGAAAAAGGAAGCTCTTTTGGAGGATCATGATCCTATCTGGCTTGAGTTACGCCATGCTCATATAGCAGAT GCTAGTGAACGGTTGCATGAGAAGATgacaaattttgtttcaaagaaCAAAGCTGCACAATTACAACAGAG GGATGGTAGTGAATTATCTACAAGGGACTTGCAGAAAATGGTTCAAGCTTTACCACAATATAATGAACAAATGGAGAAACTCACTCTACATGTTGAG ATCGCTGGAAAAATTAACAGAATTATTAGAGATTTGGCGCTTCGGGAACTTGGCCAACTGGAGCAGGACTTAGTTTTTGGAGATGCAGGAACTAAGGAAGTCATCAATTTTTTTAGGTCAAAGCAG GATGCATCAAATGAAAATAAGCTGCGCCTGATGATGATATATGCATCTGTGTATCCTGAAAAGTTTGAGGGTGACAAGGCATCAAAGCTTATGCAG CTGGCAAAACTATCTGTTGAAGATATGAAAGCAgttaaaaacatgaaattgattGAAGGATCAGCAAATAGAAAGACATCTGGGGGTTTCTCACTGAAATTTGATTCAAAG AGGAAGCATGCAGCAAGAAAGGATCGAACTGGAGAGGAAGAAACGTGGCAACTATTCCGGTTTTATCCCATGTTAGAG GAGTTGCTTGAAAAGTTGAGTAAAGGTGAATTGCCAAAGGATGAATATCAATGCATGAATGAACCAAGTCCAAGTCAAACTAGCGATCAGGGAAATGGTTCCTCACATGGTAGATCGACAAGGACTGGTCAATCATCCGGCCCGCACTCAATGAGATCAAGGCGTACTGCAACATGGGCACGACCTCGCCTTTCTGATGACGGATATTCAAG TGATTCCTCACTGAGAAATGCATTGGATTTCAAGAAAATGGGACAGCGGATATTTGTGTTCATAATTGGTGGAGCAACTCGATCGGAA CTTAGGGTTTGTCACAAACTTACATCAAAATTGAGGAGGGAAGTTGTTCTTGGTGCAACTAGTATTGATGACCCACCAGTGTACCTGACG AAGCTTAAGTTGCTCTCGGAGACAGAGCTGTCAATTGATAGCATTAGAATTTAG